From Pseudobdellovibrio exovorus JSS, a single genomic window includes:
- a CDS encoding beta-ketoacyl-ACP synthase III, producing the protein MHRSKVAGVGSFLPEKVLTNHDLEKMVETSHDWIVQRTGIERRHVIADGDGTSDMCVRAAQRALEDAKISVDQLDLIIVATLSGDYKMPATACLVQSKLGAKNIMAFDLNAACSGFVYSLHIADQFIKTGVYKNILIVGAETLTRMMNYQDRETCILFGDGAGAFVITRADESDKNVVMTSHTHAEGSLYDLLWVPAGGALEPYNAETATNGRGFMRMKGKEIFKNATRAMASCCNEALEATATKVSDLDWIVPHQANLRITEAVSNYFDFPMDKIISSVHETGNTSAASIPIAFDMAYRDGRIKRGQLIMLTAFGAGLTSGSALLRF; encoded by the coding sequence ATGCATCGCTCTAAAGTAGCTGGCGTAGGATCATTCTTACCTGAAAAGGTTTTAACCAATCACGATCTTGAAAAGATGGTTGAGACCTCACATGACTGGATTGTTCAACGTACAGGAATTGAAAGACGTCACGTCATCGCTGATGGCGATGGTACGTCTGATATGTGCGTGCGCGCAGCTCAAAGAGCCTTAGAAGATGCAAAAATATCTGTGGATCAACTCGATCTTATTATCGTCGCGACTTTATCTGGCGACTATAAAATGCCGGCCACAGCCTGCTTAGTTCAATCTAAATTAGGCGCCAAAAATATCATGGCATTCGATCTGAATGCGGCTTGCTCTGGTTTCGTATACAGCCTACATATCGCCGACCAATTTATTAAAACAGGTGTTTACAAAAACATCCTCATTGTCGGAGCCGAAACTTTAACTCGCATGATGAACTATCAAGATCGCGAGACTTGTATTTTATTTGGCGATGGAGCTGGTGCTTTTGTTATCACCCGTGCCGATGAATCCGACAAGAACGTCGTTATGACTTCTCATACTCACGCTGAAGGTTCACTTTATGATTTATTGTGGGTCCCAGCAGGCGGCGCATTAGAGCCCTACAATGCCGAGACAGCAACCAACGGACGTGGTTTTATGCGTATGAAGGGAAAAGAAATCTTCAAAAACGCAACTCGCGCCATGGCCTCTTGCTGTAATGAAGCTCTTGAAGCTACCGCTACAAAAGTATCTGACCTCGATTGGATTGTTCCACATCAAGCTAACTTGCGTATTACAGAAGCTGTTTCTAACTACTTTGATTTCCCAATGGATAAAATCATTTCCAGTGTACACGAAACAGGTAATACATCAGCCGCTTCGATTCCAATAGCTTTCGACATGGCTTATCGTGATGGCCGCATTAAACGTGGTCAACTTATCATGCTAACTGCTTTCGGAGCTGGTTTAACATCAGGCTCGGCACTACTCAGATTCTAA
- a CDS encoding M23 family metallopeptidase codes for MSKFSYLLILGALASTLSLVSCVHSADRSGNNKSAVRETAVSDDEESQVLVDRDNNSIKIQNKNSIPSSQRLKPMFDWPVWEARMTRGYLPRGTKRRRRPHRGIDLAATRGSAVLASHDAVVIYTGSGFNGYGKMVMLESVDPRDGGNWATLYAHLDKILVYEGKRIKQGEVIGALGNTGRSSGPHLHFEIRRLNGPIDPLPLLPAGTALTNNVDNGAAAE; via the coding sequence ATGTCAAAGTTTTCCTATTTACTAATCCTCGGCGCTTTAGCAAGCACTCTTTCTTTGGTATCTTGCGTACACAGCGCAGATCGTAGCGGCAATAACAAAAGCGCTGTTCGAGAAACAGCTGTTTCTGACGATGAAGAAAGCCAAGTACTTGTTGACCGAGATAACAACTCTATCAAAATTCAAAATAAAAACTCTATCCCCAGTTCACAGCGCTTAAAACCTATGTTTGACTGGCCTGTTTGGGAAGCGCGAATGACTCGCGGTTATTTACCAAGAGGCACTAAAAGACGTCGCCGTCCGCATAGAGGAATTGATTTAGCAGCAACTCGTGGTTCAGCTGTATTAGCTTCACATGACGCCGTTGTTATCTATACAGGCTCTGGATTTAATGGCTACGGCAAAATGGTCATGCTCGAATCTGTGGACCCACGTGATGGTGGGAATTGGGCTACATTGTATGCTCACTTAGATAAAATTCTAGTCTATGAAGGTAAACGTATCAAACAAGGTGAAGTCATTGGTGCCTTGGGGAATACAGGCCGCTCTTCTGGACCACATCTACATTTCGAGATCAGACGTTTAAATGGGCCTATTGACCCACTTCCACTTCTTCCTGCCGGAACTGCTTTAACTAATAATGTTGATAATGGTGCGGCTGCTGAATAG
- the rpiB gene encoding ribose 5-phosphate isomerase B — MKILVASDHAGFELKEQIVSALKSANNDVEDFGTHSLDSVDYPDYADRVCKKLKASSEQESELSEFGILICGSGQGMALRANKFSHVRAALVYNDEISRLSREHNNANIICIGSRFCDLESALQWINTFKKTHFLQGRHQTRVAKVGALTT; from the coding sequence ATGAAGATTTTAGTAGCTTCTGATCACGCTGGCTTTGAATTAAAAGAACAGATCGTAAGCGCATTAAAATCTGCAAACAACGATGTCGAAGACTTCGGGACCCACTCCTTGGATTCTGTTGATTATCCTGATTATGCGGATCGCGTCTGTAAAAAATTAAAAGCCAGTTCAGAACAAGAATCAGAACTTTCTGAGTTTGGTATCCTTATCTGTGGCTCAGGACAAGGAATGGCTTTGCGAGCGAATAAATTCTCTCATGTTCGTGCCGCTCTTGTTTATAACGATGAAATTTCACGTCTTTCACGTGAGCACAACAATGCAAACATCATTTGCATTGGTTCACGCTTCTGCGACTTAGAATCCGCATTACAATGGATAAATACCTTTAAAAAAACACATTTTTTACAGGGAAGACACCAAACTCGTGTTGCTAAAGTCGGGGCTCTGACTACATAA
- the glyA gene encoding serine hydroxymethyltransferase produces the protein MNITNHSLQQDSEIFDLIQKETIRQSDGLEMIASENYTSKAVMQAQGSVLTNKYAEGYPNKRYYGGCHYVDGIETLAIERVKKLFNVSFANVQPHSGSQANMAVYLAAVKAGETILGMDLSHGGHLTHGSPVNFSGLLFKAASYKLDEATGLINYDTIRKTALEVKPRLIIAGYSAYPRFLDFAKFREIANEVGADLLVDMAHFAGLVATGHHESPVPYADYITSTTHKTLRGPRGGLILTNSEEKAKAMNSRIFPGIQGGPLEHVIAGKAVAFGEALQPEFKTYIEQVVRNAKALAEELKSLGFALVTGGTDNHLMLIDLSQSSESFATLTGKVAEAVLDEAGITVNKNTVPNEKRSPFVTSGIRIGTPALTTRGMKEPEMKKIAAWISQVLKNSDNTEIKNKVKGEVKELCQSFPIY, from the coding sequence ATGAACATCACGAATCACTCATTGCAGCAAGACTCTGAGATTTTTGACCTTATTCAAAAAGAGACTATCAGACAAAGCGATGGCCTCGAAATGATCGCATCAGAGAACTACACATCAAAAGCCGTTATGCAAGCTCAAGGCTCTGTTTTAACTAACAAGTATGCTGAAGGTTATCCGAACAAACGCTATTATGGTGGATGCCATTATGTTGATGGAATTGAAACCTTAGCTATCGAGCGAGTAAAAAAACTCTTCAATGTGAGTTTCGCTAACGTTCAGCCCCATTCAGGTTCTCAAGCTAACATGGCTGTTTACTTAGCTGCGGTCAAAGCTGGTGAAACTATTTTAGGAATGGATCTATCCCATGGAGGTCACCTGACCCATGGCAGTCCAGTTAACTTCAGTGGATTACTTTTCAAAGCCGCTTCTTATAAGCTGGATGAAGCCACAGGACTTATCAACTACGACACTATTCGCAAAACAGCATTAGAGGTAAAACCTCGCTTAATTATCGCGGGCTACAGTGCCTATCCTCGCTTTTTAGATTTTGCCAAATTTCGTGAAATCGCCAACGAAGTCGGAGCCGATCTATTAGTGGATATGGCTCACTTTGCAGGACTTGTCGCTACGGGCCACCATGAATCACCGGTTCCTTACGCTGACTATATCACCTCGACGACACATAAAACGTTAAGAGGTCCACGCGGTGGACTTATTCTGACAAACTCTGAAGAAAAAGCTAAAGCTATGAACTCGCGTATCTTTCCTGGTATTCAGGGCGGACCGCTAGAACACGTCATTGCCGGCAAAGCCGTCGCTTTTGGTGAAGCTCTTCAACCTGAATTTAAAACCTACATCGAACAAGTCGTACGCAATGCGAAGGCTCTAGCTGAAGAGTTGAAATCTTTGGGATTTGCATTAGTAACAGGTGGAACCGACAACCACTTGATGTTAATTGATTTAAGCCAAAGCTCTGAAAGCTTTGCTACATTAACCGGAAAAGTCGCTGAAGCTGTCTTGGATGAAGCTGGAATTACAGTTAACAAAAACACTGTTCCTAATGAAAAGCGCTCTCCGTTCGTTACTAGCGGTATCAGAATAGGAACTCCCGCTCTTACTACCCGTGGTATGAAAGAGCCTGAAATGAAAAAGATTGCAGCTTGGATCAGCCAAGTACTTAAAAATTCCGACAACACTGAAATCAAAAATAAAGTTAAAGGAGAGGTAAAAGAACTATGTCAAAGTTTTCCTATTTACTAA
- a CDS encoding TIGR02466 family protein, with protein sequence MHKLFVTQVYQAKIKTDLKDLEQEIYQIQNADIEGKKWSSSHYPNGYTSYGSWDQLQQMSSTFANLEKRIDLHVHKFTQALGYDLPKKSLRMNSFWVNIMPAGALHTAHIHPHSVVSGTYYVSIPPRASAIKFEDPRLVSFMNSPLVKPKAAKELQRFFSLAPKAGDVVLFESWLKHEVPMNQSKQPRISVSFNYDWA encoded by the coding sequence ATGCACAAATTATTCGTAACACAGGTTTATCAAGCGAAAATCAAAACTGATTTAAAAGACTTAGAACAAGAAATTTATCAGATTCAAAACGCCGATATTGAGGGGAAAAAGTGGTCTTCAAGTCACTATCCAAATGGCTACACCTCTTACGGCTCTTGGGACCAACTTCAGCAGATGTCCTCTACATTTGCCAATCTTGAAAAGCGAATAGATTTACATGTTCATAAATTCACTCAGGCCTTGGGTTATGACTTACCGAAAAAGAGTCTTCGAATGAATTCTTTCTGGGTCAATATTATGCCCGCTGGGGCCTTACACACCGCCCATATTCATCCGCATTCAGTCGTCAGCGGCACTTACTATGTTTCTATTCCTCCACGCGCAAGCGCTATTAAATTCGAGGACCCTCGGCTCGTTTCATTTATGAACTCTCCGCTTGTAAAACCCAAAGCAGCTAAGGAATTACAGCGTTTTTTCAGTCTCGCTCCAAAGGCTGGGGATGTTGTTTTATTCGAAAGTTGGCTCAAACATGAAGTGCCTATGAACCAAAGCAAGCAGCCACGTATTAGCGTGAGTTTTAACTACGATTGGGCCTAG
- a CDS encoding YceD family protein: MKIKLNEIPEDGRQYSLNRETAELNGTLEDLISQNDYKISLDIRPLNSRDFTVNGQVSTKTHEQCSRCGQDFNFGVEKTIREILIPTQEQGRTGKYAKSASHHVTDADEEVSVTEYSKQQFDLGEFLHEAIALEVPFNPFCDDCLQPENNKAFIYDEKMGEEQKPNPFSALKGIKID; this comes from the coding sequence ATGAAAATTAAACTAAATGAAATCCCAGAAGATGGCAGACAATACAGCCTTAATCGCGAAACAGCAGAGCTTAATGGAACCCTAGAAGATCTGATTAGCCAAAATGATTATAAGATCAGTTTGGATATCAGACCCCTTAATAGTCGTGATTTCACAGTAAATGGTCAGGTTTCAACAAAAACCCACGAACAATGCTCTCGGTGCGGTCAAGATTTCAATTTTGGTGTAGAAAAAACGATTCGTGAGATTTTAATCCCCACTCAAGAGCAAGGGCGCACAGGAAAGTACGCCAAGTCTGCTAGCCACCATGTGACAGATGCCGACGAGGAAGTTTCTGTGACGGAATACAGCAAACAGCAGTTTGATTTAGGCGAGTTCTTACACGAAGCTATTGCTTTAGAAGTCCCTTTTAATCCTTTTTGCGATGATTGCCTGCAACCTGAAAATAATAAGGCTTTCATTTATGATGAGAAAATGGGCGAAGAACAGAAGCCAAACCCTTTTAGTGCGCTAAAAGGTATAAAAATAGATTAA
- the rpmF gene encoding 50S ribosomal protein L32, which produces MPTPKKKTSKSRRDMRRSHDGLEAPAMAIDKKSGELVRPHRAFKAADGALYYKGKQISAAKSK; this is translated from the coding sequence ATGCCAACACCTAAGAAGAAGACATCTAAGTCGCGCCGCGACATGAGACGTTCACACGATGGTTTAGAAGCGCCAGCAATGGCTATTGATAAAAAATCTGGAGAATTAGTTCGTCCACATCGCGCTTTTAAAGCTGCTGACGGTGCTCTTTATTACAAAGGCAAACAAATCAGCGCTGCTAAATCTAAGTAA
- a CDS encoding Glu/Leu/Phe/Val family dehydrogenase produces MGPFELISKHGDHEEVVFCHDKSVGLKAIIAIHNTSLGPALGGTRMWNYKSEEEALVDVLRLSKGMTYKASAAGLNLGGGKAVIIGDPKTQKSEGLFRAFGQYVNSLNGKYITAEDVGTCVDDMEHVYMETQWVTGIPKDFGGSGDPSPYTAHGVLMGIKAAAHEKFGTDSLKGMRIAVQGLGNVGSNLVKYLTEEGSKVIVSDIDQTRVKYHHDVYKVDVVSPDQILGIECDIQAPCALGAIVNDKTIGEFKCKVIAGGANNQLAEARHGDQLRELGILYAPDYVVNAGGLMNVFVELEGYSPERAFEKTRKVYDNVKKVIEIAKRDNIGTHTAADRVAEERIQTIGKLKQKHPGKSNRAFTTLKEVYNR; encoded by the coding sequence ATGGGACCATTTGAGTTGATTTCTAAACACGGGGACCACGAAGAGGTTGTTTTTTGTCATGATAAGAGCGTAGGTCTTAAAGCGATTATTGCTATCCATAACACATCGTTGGGGCCAGCTTTGGGCGGCACTCGCATGTGGAATTACAAATCTGAAGAAGAAGCGTTAGTGGATGTTTTACGTCTTTCTAAAGGTATGACTTACAAAGCTTCTGCTGCAGGATTGAATCTTGGTGGTGGTAAAGCTGTTATCATTGGTGATCCAAAGACGCAAAAATCTGAAGGACTTTTCAGAGCCTTTGGACAATATGTTAACTCATTAAATGGTAAATACATTACAGCTGAAGACGTAGGAACATGTGTTGATGACATGGAACATGTCTACATGGAAACACAGTGGGTAACTGGTATTCCTAAAGATTTCGGTGGATCGGGTGATCCATCACCATACACAGCTCATGGCGTATTAATGGGAATTAAAGCTGCTGCTCATGAAAAGTTTGGCACAGATTCTTTAAAAGGTATGCGTATTGCTGTTCAGGGATTAGGGAACGTAGGTTCAAATCTTGTGAAATATTTAACTGAAGAAGGCTCTAAAGTTATCGTCTCAGATATCGATCAAACTCGCGTGAAATATCACCATGATGTTTATAAAGTAGATGTGGTGTCTCCGGACCAAATTTTAGGAATTGAATGTGATATTCAGGCTCCTTGTGCTTTGGGTGCGATCGTTAACGATAAAACTATCGGTGAATTTAAATGTAAAGTTATCGCGGGTGGAGCTAACAACCAATTAGCTGAAGCTCGTCATGGCGATCAATTGCGTGAATTGGGTATTTTATATGCTCCAGACTACGTCGTTAATGCTGGCGGTTTGATGAACGTTTTCGTAGAGCTTGAAGGATATTCTCCAGAAAGAGCTTTTGAGAAAACAAGAAAAGTTTATGATAATGTTAAAAAAGTTATCGAAATTGCAAAGCGCGATAATATCGGAACTCACACAGCTGCTGATCGTGTTGCGGAAGAGCGTATTCAAACTATTGGTAAACTGAAACAAAAACATCCAGGTAAATCAAACCGCGCGTTCACGACTTTAAAAGAAGTTTACAACCGCTAA
- the acpP gene encoding acyl carrier protein has protein sequence MSINTKVKDIIVEQLGVDPEKVKAEASFIDDLGADSLDIVELVMAMEEEFDLEIPDEDAEKLKTVNDVQSYLSSKGKV, from the coding sequence ATGTCAATCAACACAAAAGTAAAAGATATTATCGTTGAACAACTTGGAGTAGACCCAGAGAAAGTAAAAGCAGAAGCATCTTTTATCGATGATTTAGGCGCTGACAGTCTTGATATCGTTGAATTAGTTATGGCTATGGAAGAGGAATTTGACTTAGAAATTCCTGATGAAGATGCTGAAAAACTAAAAACTGTAAACGATGTTCAATCTTACTTGAGCTCAAAAGGAAAAGTTTAG
- the fabG gene encoding 3-oxoacyl-[acyl-carrier-protein] reductase, translating to MNLTGKKIFVTGGSRGIGAGIVKKLSDLGAQVAFTYSTNEAKAQELLKSLKGDGHLCFQLDISNTEAVENTVAQLYSQWTQVDGVVNNAGITKDQLLLRMKTEDFTQVIQTNLTGAFAVTKAFSKHMLKARKGSFVNISSVIGSTGNAGQTNYAASKGGLESFTKSVALELASRGIRANCIAPGYIKSDMTDALTEDQLKAMTEKIPLQRAGEPSEIASAVAFLLSDEASYITGQTLHVNGGMY from the coding sequence ATGAATTTAACTGGCAAAAAAATTTTCGTTACAGGTGGTAGCCGAGGTATCGGAGCAGGCATAGTAAAAAAGCTCTCTGACCTCGGAGCTCAGGTTGCATTCACCTACTCTACGAATGAAGCTAAAGCCCAAGAGTTATTAAAGTCTCTTAAAGGCGATGGACACCTTTGTTTCCAACTCGATATTTCAAATACGGAAGCTGTCGAAAACACAGTCGCACAATTATATTCCCAATGGACTCAAGTTGATGGCGTCGTTAATAATGCTGGAATCACGAAAGACCAATTGCTTTTGCGTATGAAGACCGAGGATTTTACGCAGGTGATTCAAACGAATTTAACTGGTGCATTCGCCGTGACTAAAGCCTTTAGCAAACACATGTTGAAAGCCCGCAAAGGCAGCTTTGTAAATATATCATCTGTTATTGGCTCGACTGGTAATGCAGGTCAAACGAACTATGCAGCTAGTAAAGGCGGCCTTGAATCGTTCACAAAGTCAGTGGCTTTAGAGTTAGCTTCACGCGGAATTAGAGCCAACTGCATTGCTCCTGGCTATATCAAAAGTGATATGACGGACGCACTTACTGAAGATCAATTAAAAGCCATGACTGAGAAAATCCCCTTACAAAGAGCCGGTGAACCATCTGAGATAGCATCTGCCGTTGCCTTTTTGTTAAGCGATGAGGCCTCTTACATTACGGGTCAAACCCTGCATGTAAATGGTGGGATGTATTGA
- the fabF gene encoding beta-ketoacyl-ACP synthase II, whose protein sequence is MATSFVRPNGQKRVVITGVGAISPLGNSLQDSWQAALNGQSGIANITKFDTEKFDVKFAGEVKNFPADQYIDKKEQKKMDLFIQYSLAATKMAFDQSGLKITEDNAETTGVFIGSGLGGLPVIEEQHLKLVEKGPSRVSPFFIPSCIANLAPGWVSMTYGIKGPNFTLTSACASGVHALGEAYNYIRFGLLDSVVAGGSESTVSPMAIAGFSNMRALSTRNESPSEASRPWDKDRDGFVLGEGAAIFILESLESATRRGANILCEISGYGASSDAYHITSPDPDGAGFVSAMKVALKDAQLNPSDIQYVNAHGTSTPVGDPLESNAVKKVMGDHAKDIWISSTKSMTGHLLGAAGAIESAFCIMSIQDQKVAPTINLKNPSPECDLDYVANTARDGKIKHVLNNSFGFGGTNSCLVFSKYEG, encoded by the coding sequence TTGGCGACTTCCTTTGTTAGACCGAATGGTCAAAAGAGAGTGGTTATCACTGGTGTTGGAGCTATCTCGCCCTTGGGCAATAGTTTACAAGACTCTTGGCAAGCGGCCTTAAATGGTCAGTCAGGTATCGCCAACATCACCAAATTCGATACTGAAAAGTTCGATGTGAAATTTGCTGGGGAAGTAAAAAACTTTCCTGCAGATCAGTACATCGATAAAAAAGAACAAAAGAAAATGGATCTTTTTATTCAGTATTCGTTGGCCGCTACTAAAATGGCTTTTGATCAATCAGGTCTAAAAATTACGGAAGACAATGCAGAAACAACTGGTGTTTTCATCGGTTCAGGTCTCGGCGGTCTTCCTGTAATTGAAGAGCAGCACCTTAAGCTTGTTGAAAAAGGTCCGTCTCGCGTTTCCCCATTTTTTATTCCATCGTGTATTGCCAATCTAGCTCCGGGCTGGGTGTCGATGACCTATGGAATCAAAGGCCCCAACTTCACTCTGACTTCAGCATGCGCCTCTGGCGTTCATGCATTAGGTGAAGCCTATAACTATATCCGCTTTGGACTTCTTGATAGCGTTGTTGCTGGTGGCTCTGAGTCCACTGTATCTCCAATGGCTATTGCCGGATTTAGCAATATGCGCGCATTATCCACTCGCAATGAATCCCCATCCGAAGCTTCCCGTCCATGGGATAAAGACCGCGATGGTTTTGTTTTAGGTGAAGGCGCTGCTATTTTTATATTGGAATCTCTTGAGTCTGCGACTCGTCGTGGAGCTAATATTTTATGTGAAATTTCTGGTTATGGCGCCTCTTCAGATGCCTACCATATCACATCACCAGATCCCGATGGAGCTGGTTTCGTTTCAGCAATGAAAGTAGCCTTAAAAGATGCTCAACTGAATCCTTCAGATATTCAGTATGTGAATGCCCACGGAACAAGTACACCAGTTGGTGATCCTTTAGAATCTAACGCTGTAAAAAAAGTTATGGGTGATCACGCAAAAGACATTTGGATTTCATCTACGAAATCTATGACAGGCCACTTATTAGGTGCTGCAGGTGCGATTGAATCCGCTTTCTGTATTATGTCTATACAAGATCAAAAAGTAGCTCCAACAATCAACTTGAAAAATCCAAGCCCAGAGTGTGATTTAGATTACGTAGCTAATACGGCTCGTGATGGTAAAATCAAACACGTCTTGAATAATTCTTTTGGTTTTGGTGGCACAAATTCATGTCTGGTTTTCTCGAAATACGAGGGTTAA
- the fabD gene encoding ACP S-malonyltransferase gives MNAFLFPGQGSQAPNMGAFLFENFEIARRTFEEASDAISLDLKKLCFNSSVEELALTENTQPALLTVSTATARVLTQDLGVKPTITAGHSIGEYASFVLSQSLIFSDAVRAVRLRGQAMQSAVPVGQGGMTATLGLNEEQAQFLCDWAVKNSGSGPLSPANYNCDGQIVISGNMKTLDWLKTNFKADILPGEARRAKLIPLQVSAPFHCEMMKPAQEKMAEFFLSTEVKNAQIPIIQNVHAQSETDAAKLKENLIAQVSAPVKWTQSMQTLKSLGGNVCFEVGHGAVLKGLLKKIDGDFFKVYSTSSMDDLKAIEGLSK, from the coding sequence ATGAATGCTTTTCTATTTCCAGGACAAGGCAGTCAAGCCCCTAACATGGGTGCGTTTTTATTTGAAAACTTCGAAATTGCACGCCGTACATTTGAAGAAGCCTCGGATGCCATCTCTTTAGATTTAAAAAAGCTTTGCTTTAACTCTTCCGTCGAAGAGTTAGCACTCACTGAAAATACACAGCCAGCCCTATTAACTGTCTCAACAGCTACCGCTCGAGTGCTCACTCAGGACCTTGGGGTCAAACCGACGATCACAGCAGGTCACTCGATCGGTGAATACGCCAGCTTTGTGTTATCTCAATCTTTAATTTTTTCAGATGCTGTTCGCGCTGTTCGCTTGCGTGGTCAAGCCATGCAGTCTGCTGTGCCTGTTGGCCAAGGCGGCATGACGGCCACTTTAGGACTGAACGAAGAGCAGGCTCAGTTCCTTTGTGATTGGGCGGTGAAAAACTCAGGTTCTGGCCCCCTATCGCCAGCCAACTACAACTGTGACGGACAAATTGTTATCAGTGGAAATATGAAAACTTTGGATTGGCTTAAAACTAATTTTAAGGCCGATATCTTACCCGGTGAAGCTCGTCGTGCGAAATTGATTCCATTACAAGTTTCGGCACCTTTTCACTGTGAAATGATGAAGCCGGCTCAAGAAAAAATGGCAGAATTCTTCCTTTCTACAGAGGTTAAGAATGCGCAGATTCCTATTATTCAGAACGTTCATGCGCAAAGCGAAACCGACGCGGCCAAACTAAAAGAAAATTTGATTGCACAGGTTTCAGCTCCTGTAAAATGGACTCAAAGCATGCAGACTCTGAAATCTTTAGGTGGCAATGTCTGTTTTGAAGTCGGTCATGGAGCTGTTTTGAAGGGCCTTTTAAAGAAAATCGATGGTGATTTTTTTAAAGTTTATTCAACCTCAAGCATGGATGACCTCAAGGCAATCGAAGGCCTATCTAAGTAG